In the genome of Primulina tabacum isolate GXHZ01 chromosome 13, ASM2559414v2, whole genome shotgun sequence, the window CACAATAAAGAAAAAGCACATCTTTCCTAGGATAGAAGACATGTTCGATCAGCTTAAGGGATTTGCAGTGTTTTCCAAACTGGATCTGAGAACATGCTACCACCAATTGAAGGTCAGGGCTAAAGATATTCCCAAGACAGCCTTCCGCACaaggtatgggcattatgagttcatgTAATGCCTTTTGTCTTGACAAACGTGCAAGGAACTTTCATGGATAtaatgaacagagtgttcaagtCATTCCTTGACAAATTTTTAATGGTATTCATCGATGACATCCTTGTCTATTCTCCAAGTGAGAAATACCACGGAGAGCACCTCCGCCTCTTTATACAAATATTAAGGgagagaattttatattaaattcaaaaaatatgaATTCTGGCTAAGAAGTGTATCTTTCTTAGGTCATGTGATCTTTGAAGTAGGAGTATCAATGGATGCAAAGAAAGTAGAGGCGATTATAGATTGGTCGAGACCTAATAATGCGACCGAAATTAGAAGCTTCCTTGGATTAGCAGACTATTACCGGAAATTCGTCAAAGGTTTCTCTCCAATAGCCGCATCACTGACATAGCTAAGATAGAATAACTCCAAATTCATCTGGAGCGAAGGATGTGAGAAAAGCTTCCGGATATTGAAAGAGAATCTCACATACACGCCAATGTTGGTGTTTCTTATTGAGGATAAGAATTTTCCCATCTACCGTGAAAAATCAAAAGAAGGTCTAGGATGGATACTCATGCAAGAAAGAAAAGTAATTGTCTCAAGACAGTTGAAATAGTATGagcagaactaccctactcacaATCTCGAGTTGGCAGCAGTGATCTTtgccttgaaaatttggagacattatttataatGTGCCAAGTGTGCAATCTTCACATCTCATTAAAgcctcaaatatttgttcacccaaaaggagttaaatatgaggcaaagaTGGTGTATTGAACTTTTGAACAACTACGACTTGGCCATAAGCTACCATTCGGGTAAAGcaaaaaatatggttgatgctttaAGCCAAAGAACATGAGTAAAGTGATCTTAGCTTCACTCTCTGGTCAGCCATGTCTGTGCGAAACCATCATGTTAAATCAGGATTGAGACCAAGTGTGGACAATACTTAAAAAGCAAGTCAAATAAGGGAAGTCTCAAGATCTTTAGATTGACGACAAAGGAGTCCTATAGATAAAAGGATGCCTTTGAGTACCTAACACTGTTAACCATTGCCAGGAGGTGATGACCGAAGCACATAAGTCAAAATTCTCGATTTACCCTAGCGGTACAAAAATATACAGAAACCTCAAGAAGAATTTTTGTTGGCAATGAATGAAGAGAGATGTAACAGAATTTGTCACTAGATGCCAAGTCTGTCAGCAGGTCAAGCAAAACATTAAcgacctggaggattactgcaACAGTTAGAAATCCTAGAATGGAATGAGAGCATATTTTCATAGATTTTGTTGTATGCTTAACAAAGTTAAGACATAGTCACGATAGAACATGGTTAATCGTAGATAGACACACAAATATGCCCATTTTCTGCTCTTCCACATGAACTATAACCCGGACAAGCTGACTACCTTGTACATGAACAATATCGTACGATTACATGAAGTTCCGACCAAAATCTTGGCCGACGGAGATCCAAGATTTGTCTCACGCTTTTTGAAGAGCACTCAAGAAGCCATGGGACGAAATTTACTCTTAGTACAACTTATCACCTCCAACTGATTGCCAAACAGAAAGaacaattcaaactctagaagacATGATGAGGGCATGTATCCTAAACTTCACTAATAATTGGAGTGAACATCTACCTCtaattgagtttgcttataataacAGTTATCACAACAGCATTGGAATGACTCCATATGAAGCTCTGTACAGACGAAAGTGTCTATCACCATTGTAATGGGACGAAGTATGGGAGAAAGCCATAACTAGACCAGAAATAATCCAAGCGATGGTGGACAAAGTGATCATCATCAAAGACAGACTCAAGACTGTATAAGACCGGAAAAAGAGTTGGAGCGATCTTAAAAAGAGACCAGTTAAATTCACAGTTGGTGAAAAAACTAATATAAGTGTCTTATTGATGAAATGAGTCGTTGGATTCAGTAAAACTAGAAAACTGAATCCTCGATACGTAggaatattcaaaattttggagaGAGTGGACACATTAGCTTACATACTAACATTGCCACCAGATATACCAAGGATTCACAATTTCTTCCACGTGTTTCAACTAAGAAAATACATCCAGACCCAATCTATGTTCTGGAAATTGAACCGCCCCAGCGCGCTTTGTACTGCCCAAGACGGTGAAATGTCCAAAAGAGTCTGTGCTAGGGCGGCCAATCATTACCGCCCCAGCGCGCTTTGTACTGCCCAAGACGGTGAAATGTCCAAAAGAGTCTGTGCTAGGCCGGCCAATCAttaccgccccagcgcgccGTTTACGTGAAGGAATCAtagtttcctagttagagtCATTATtagtttggtaactagattttgCAATCTTTTAAGTTGGTAATTAATATATACACGAAAAATTGGTCATTGTAAACATtaattcttgagttttatgttattgattgagtttttctctcaaatttcaaAGCTTAGCTTTGTATAcacctttgtgtgtttctcaaatcaaacttatcaaagtttaattcTTTAtgacgtttgtcgattgttcttcactcgaaTTGTCAAacacgagttctttgaaggttcgtttgaatttcgattgttatcttcgttaatatttgttgctaaattttcgtaatttagaggtgaatattacaaacttacttgttcaaaaaGATCGGAACAATACAACCGTTTCTTTATTTCAACGAATCAAAAGCATGACTCCGTTTTTTAGCGTGTTTGCTTTCCGTGGTCGAAAAATCGCATCAAGAGCTGTATGAATTTGTTTACATTTTCATGAAATGATTTTAGTTTATAATCcaatattttgtttctaatttcATCTTAAATCCATTGTTAAAGTAAAAATTTGTTCTATTGTAAGTTTGAACACAAATAAAACTAATTCGAACTTTAAGTTTTCGTTATATTTGACTCGATTCAATTCGTAAGAAACAAAGACTtctgtttttaaaattatgccCCCCAAACCCTATACTATGTTATATGTAAAGGTGATATGAATAGATGTATTTATTGGATGTCAGATCCGTCGGGACTGTTGGGGCTCGAACCCGAGCTTCCGCCTTATTAGTGACCACCAATTGAACTACAATCTCAATAAAACAAGGGTTCTGGCAGTTACCAATTGAACTACAATCTCAAGAAAATAAGAGTTCTGGCAGTTTTAGCTTCGTATGCGATATTTATAAAGGTCATACATCCTAAGGTACGAGAAACATTCAATAGTGAAAGTAATAACAATATTAATGAACTATGGCCATTAAATATGTTGGAAGAAACAATAACCAAGAAAATGCCGAAATAAGATAAATATATGTTCTCAATTACCTGTGCAATAAGATAAACTAAAGAAAGCAAATGCTTCATAGTACTTCAAGAAACTAACCAGAAAAGGCAACCAGAATGGCTTCTATGTACACTCTAACCATCCATTTCAACCAACAAACACCATTGATCTAAGAAATTTCATAGAGTTCCAATAATTTAGTATTTTATCAAAAATCCCAGATATTTTTCACCATTTTCTCACTACTTCTTGATAGGATTATGGTGCTTGAAAATCCATTTCCAAACTCTGCGGCTTCTGCTCCCCCTCTTCCACCCCCTCTCATTCATCGTAATTCCACAAGATTCACCATTATCAAAAGCTCCATTGCCTTTCAGACTTGCAAGATTTGCAAAACCACCATGATCAGAAGATTCAGCTGCGGAGGATTCTTGCTTCGATTCGGGCAATAAATCAAGCTTTAGATCGATGAAAGCCGACTCATCCATGGCGCTGAATTCACTTTCTTTAACTGGAAAAACACAAGAAGTTTGGATACTGTGAGCCCTGTCAGGATCAGAGGGATTTTGAACAAAGTCCCTTTTAGTACCTATGAAATCAAGGCCATTTCCAGGACCAAATGCAGCTTTCAATCCACTTTTTCTTGGCTCCGATTGACTGAAAGGTTCACATTTCATTTCATGACCAAGAAAAATCCCACTCGTGACATCGGAAATCTTGGCACTCGAAAGGCCCAAATCGCTGCCTTCGTCAAGAAAACTGAACCTCTTCCCACCTCGGAGACTGCAGAGGGATCTTGATCTTGACACGATATCAGACAACCACATCTCACTTTTCCCGTCGCAAAATTCACCATTTTTGTCCACACCCTTGTTCCTTTTCCTCCTAAACAGCCTGTTGATCCTCCAAAACCCCCTACTTTTCTTAACTTCCACGCAACTACTGCTGCTCCGCCGCAGCATAATAACCTCCTCTGTTTTCTCAACTCTCTTCTTGGAACTCGAATGCTGATGATTTTGTTGGGACTGATCCGTTTTCTCGTTCTCTATCAGAAATGAGACCCTCCCCACACTCCCAACCTCCATCGTGCTGCAAGAATTGCGATACGAGGAAGAAATATCAGAGCAGGAACACGAAGAGAGGCGCTGTTCTCCACACTCGGAGCACACCAATTTCACCAATCTCTCTCTCAAACAGTACGCGCAGATCCCCACAGAAGAAGGGTTCGGGTGTTTCTTGCATGATATCTCCGATTCACAAAAGTCGAAGTTGTAAGAGAAATTGTGAACAGCGTCCACAGCTTTTCCCCTCTCTCTCATGGCTGGCTGGCTGGACTACCTTCTTCAAATGTGCAGAGAACAGAGCCCAAACCAGTAACAGACACGTTATTTAATGGGGTAAATTCGTGAATAACACTGAATGAATATAAATACCAAAAGTGAAAAAATTTctgatcaaaaattttaaaatttaagaaaaccACTTGAAATTCAGGAGGCAAGAATGGAGTAAAGTTCACGTTATTTGATGGCAAAAGCAAGAGTGTGGAAGAAAATGAACGGGTGTTGTCCGTATATCTGCATCATCATTGTGTGGGGGAATGAAAAGTTTGAAGTGATTGAaaattcacacacacacatcccTCTTTAAAAGGAAATGAAAGGACAAGTCCTGTGATATTTCTGCTGCCCAAATTTCTGTGGGGGACTTCCCCTTTTATCTCTTTCTAGGTGTCGTGCTGGTTTAACTTTCCAAGATTTTCAGTTGACATTTCTTGACACTTTGATGGACTGTGCGTGGCTTCTTCTACTTGTTTTTGTAAGGATATGTTTATGACTCACGAATGGATTTATTTACAAAGTCCAACCAATGAATTGATTGAAAAAGACACTATTAAAATTTAGAGTAAGATTTTTTattagacggtctcacaaatctttatatgtgagagtaatatttttagcataaaaaataatattttttcatggataacttaaataaaagattcgtcttacaaaatacaatccgtgagatcgtctctcATAAATTTTTGCATAAAACATAATTAGTATTTTATAACAGAAGATTTCTCCATTACTAGAATGAAATTCTTCCAATCCATCTCTATTTACGTTCTCCGATTTAGAGTATCAAATAAGAAGATGtcataaattacaaaaatatcatCCTCGAAAATTGTAAAAAGATCTTTCTGTATTTTTTTGGGGTCCATttcattttttgaattttttattaattttagtgttcaattttttatatattttttaaatttatttaaattgttttatttttcgttaattaaatataattttattgtttataattcatgtcaaatgaaaataatgaacaagatcatgataaaaaatatatatcacatAATTTATTACAAACACTTATTAACGACTTAATTTAACTTGATAAACATGCAATATTTTTTGACATAGAAAAATAGACAATATTAAATGACATCATATTGAAATTGCGAGTGATGATCATGTCCGATTTCAAGAGTTTATTACACGCCATAGTCAAATAATAGATAAATCGGCTCAATGTGTACTTTGGATGCTCTTATCGACCATTTGTGGAAAGAGCAGCAGTAATTcggatattaatattttaaatggtcAATTTGTGTGTTGTTCTTTAATTCATAGTGTTGTTTATGTTTGtcttgatttatattttatgtcTATATAATTAACGTTGTGTGTTGTTTAAgcttattgaattaattaagttcAGATGaacaatatattatttaattacttaattataTATATGCGTGTGTGTTTGAAAACGAAAAAAATAGAGTATTTGATAATATTTAGATGAAATAGATTAGAGATCGCCTAATATTTAGCATGTAAGAAATCCACGTTAATATCTCGCAACAGTTTGTACAAAGCATTTCGGCTTATGACATAATTATCTTGGTCATCAATTATGATATATATCAAGAATATCagtatatgtttattttttatagtgTCTGTATTAGATCACGTTCAATTATGTGTGTAAGtagattaaataaattaaattttaataaaaaaatacacaatTGTAAAAAATTCACATAGACAAATGCTTGAATTTTACAATGTACCAATtagtaattttttgaaaaaaataaaaatttcatttttaattttttaaaaatatttaaaatgatcaAATTAATCTGGCGGTTGATTTTCAACGTCCAGATGAATCCGGCcgttcaaaatttttaataaaataaaaaaatagttgGCAAGCTTCATCGCAGTTTTTACCTTCTAGATTGTTAAAgttcaattttaatttataatcattatttttttttatcatttttttgaTATAGTGCTTATAAAATAGTAACATGATATCAACGCAACACAAATATGTGCAGTTTTCATATTAACAttgtttatgaaaaataattaaaattatagttAGACAAAGATATAGTATTAAATTTTCCATTTCTCATAATAAAAGCAAAAGAGTAAGGAACGGTTTGATCAATATCTCGGTCGAAAATGAATTTATGGCTccctactttaaaatttttaatatgtcAGTCGAaactattattaaattttttgttcaATTCCACAAACGATGCATACGTATAAATACAGAAGCAAATTATCAATTGAAATTGAAAGCCTCTTAAAAAGTGTGGAAAATTCAAAATGATAGTAACCATTTAGGGGATACCaaatttttcttccaattttacccttatatgatactaatattacacttttttttatgttttttaatttcaaaacacttttatttttatttttttatttcaacaatttaaatatcaatttatttcctccataatttgtcaaatttcactttagtccatctataatgataaaaaaaattatacacacATATCGAATGTGCAGAACAACTAGTATATATTAAGTTTGAGAGGAGTTTTCGAACTTCGGTGACTATAACAAATCCTCCGGTTGAAAAATAGAATTAATGAAATAGAAAAACCATGATGGATGGCAACACGCAGCAAGGCACGCCGGATCCGATAAAAACATCAATCATAGTGTTAACCTGTGCATTGTCTCATTCAATGGGATTAATTTGGTTTTTACTCTAAtcattatgtttccaaatggccATGCACCAAAAAAATGTAAATAATTGCTCGCActtgtatattattatttaaatatttgtcaAACGTTTAGTTATCAAAgtaagttttttgtgagacggtctcacgaatctttatttgtgagatgagtcaaccttaccgatattcacaataaaaaataatatcactagcataaaaagtaatatttttcatggatgactcaaataagatatccgtctcacaaaatacgacccatgaaaccgtctcacacaagtttttgcttgaTAATTATTATTTGCTAGAAGCAATCCGATGAATAGAAACTCAAGTATTTTAACAAGTTAGACGaagaaaatagaagaaaaaaaacACTTTTCCCAAGTTGGAGTATATTCGTACAtctaaaatatgtttttttttatgtaaaaaaaccCACTTATATGATAATATACAATGGAAAAAATGCTACAATTATCGAATCGATCGACGTATCAATCCTGAAATTTCACTAAACAAACTGAGATAGTCAACATTCAGGCAGCACCGTTGCCTTGCAGATCGGGCAAGCATTATTTTCTTGTAGCCAACGTTTGATGCAATCCGCGTGATACTCGTG includes:
- the LOC142523237 gene encoding uncharacterized protein LOC142523237, coding for MRERGKAVDAVHNFSYNFDFCESEISCKKHPNPSSVGICAYCLRERLVKLVCSECGEQRLSSCSCSDISSSYRNSCSTMEVGSVGRVSFLIENEKTDQSQQNHQHSSSKKRVEKTEEVIMLRRSSSSCVEVKKSRGFWRINRLFRRKRNKGVDKNGEFCDGKSEMWLSDIVSRSRSLCSLRGGKRFSFLDEGSDLGLSSAKISDVTSGIFLGHEMKCEPFSQSEPRKSGLKAAFGPGNGLDFIGTKRDFVQNPSDPDRAHSIQTSCVFPVKESEFSAMDESAFIDLKLDLLPESKQESSAAESSDHGGFANLASLKGNGAFDNGESCGITMNERGWKRGSRSRRVWKWIFKHHNPIKK